A stretch of the Ostrea edulis chromosome 9, xbOstEdul1.1, whole genome shotgun sequence genome encodes the following:
- the LOC125657554 gene encoding coiled-coil domain-containing protein 186-like isoform X1 produces the protein MSGLDPDEEATITENPDPESESSAVNETESEENNPVDDIEGEIYEPVANEQIPQGDQSSPDDDRGENVEERNEGDQSSPDNGRGENVEERNEGDQSSPDNDRGENVEGDQSSPDNGRGENVEGDQSSPDNGRCENVEERNESAVNLDEKTEDERETDVGIIREGQISGGRDEQLSPGLGPEEAEADASLIGGLTDFQGENIDSEVTQSESESTQVCVDRTEQRESGTPEVEDRSEGSTSVINSENVCLVSEPISIQCSANNLPGNFSEEYSEVVERRSVIPEDEISCQTWMSEDRPQLSTLSPAESIESCEPECDQETETSPSHGAFNELGESSNVIETGEDEGEHDPEETICVVLNPSCQNEVLSVSKCSSESVTSSQDNVKPTSCSTGRNRLRSGTGTSNMDGSPVNHIQNENKISSSESDDDLLSELESELTSSSRTNQNVRKISNSEVSVTLPNGMYGSLDNKLMQEIQDLQKQLRHSRVKLEERDAEIKRLTIREEEQEIYVERILGERDSYLKEIRQLKSQDDFYLPQIKELEYTIAQQNNDVRTLKDKLASHDAAAKRTVAALQNELKVRVDQVTKMYEEANKEKDSMVVKYAQAEKKFIEGQKAIERLESKVRDLNKEKDGLTQKVKDIKGEKRQLMGDLEAKTAEIQNISKELEKQKEVISSTDVRIKWAQNKLKAELDAHKETKEELSKTRSKLKDAKDETEQIRRDCQAIIKTYQESEEIKSNKLDSELKMKETEFLQQQQEKTSQEERYSATVRDLASLKSKHQELLKERDVLTKKWQNLESQRDLNEQTMTKYREMLQKQKKENKELQDRIEELVQVKSDFKRAQSTIKSLDAEISELKISNKDLQIDMEACRKREAEKLDLTNKLSAKNAELQSENSILHNKTMGQTEEIEKLTVDLQTLEIDFRDISDRLKKGEVAWQEETMKLKEKLEEKSKAVEELSSKVEDGKDEIKTLKRKHVNNIKDLTRQLQQAKKRLENFETNGETQKDSTSMGSRTSSSNSLNTLGVNENSSQPNSYTNKYPGTSEPVHEYPVITEQVEPDSQMLIERIVKLQRGLARRNEKIEFMQEHVQQLVDEIQKKNKIIQNYALREESGTMTLERADINKLDHRKLSQMELSRKHSIMGSLYSSHQTDSAMTLDLSLEINHKLQAVLEDTILKNITLKESLDTLGMEIARLSQENRQLQLQIQGNPKRR, from the exons ATGTCTGGCTTAGATCCAGATGAGGAAGCCACTATTACAGAAAATCCGGATCCAGAATCAGAGAGTTCAGCGGTGAATGAGACCGAGTCGGAGGAAAATAATCCAGTCGATGACATAGAGGGAGAAATTTACGAACCTGTGGCCAATGAACAGATTCCACAGGGAGACCAGTCCTCACCAGATGACGACAGGGGTGAAAACGTGGAGGAACGCAACGAGGGAGACCAGTCCTCACCAGATAACGGCAGAGGTGAAAACGTGGAGGAACGCAACGAGGGAGACCAGTCCTCACCAGATAACGACAGGGGTGAAAACGTGGAGGGAGACCAGTCCTCACCAGATAATGGCAGGGGTGAAAACGTGGAGGGAGACCAGTCCTCGCCAGATAATGGCAGATGTGAGAACGTGGAGGAACGCAATGAGAGTGCTGTGAACCTGGACGAGAAGACAGAAGATGAGAGAGAGACAGATGTTGGGATTATACGCGAGGGACAGATAAGTGGTGGGAGGGATGAACAGCTAAGTCCGGGTCTAGGGCCGGAGGAGGCGGAGGCAGACGCCTCACTCATAGGAGGTCTGACAGATTTCCAAGGGGAAAATATTGATAGTGAAGTGACTCaaagtgaaagtgaaagtacGCAAGTGTGTGTAGATAGAACAGAGCAAAGAGAAAGTGGAACACCTGAAGTAGAAGATCGGAGTGAAGGAAGCACATCTGTGATAAATTCTGAGAATGTTTGTTTAGTTTCAGAACCAATATCTATTCAGTGTAGTGCGAACAATTTACCAGGGAATTTCAGTGAAGAATATTCTGAGGTTGTGGAAAGGAGGTCAGTGATTCCGGAGGATGAGATAAGTTGCCAAACCTGGATGTCTGAAGACAGGCCCCAGCTGTCTACTCTGTCTCCGGCGGAGAGCATCGAGTCCTGTGAACCCGAGTGTGACCAGGAGACAGAAACCTCTCCAAGTCATGGGGCATTTAATGAACTGGGGGAGAGTTCAAACGTGATTGAAACTGGTGAAGATGAAGGAGAACATGATCCGGAGGAAACTATTTGCGTTGTGCTCAATCCGTCTTGTCAGAACGAAGTTTTAAGTGTCAGCAAGTGTAGTTCGGAGAGTGTGACATCTAGTCAGGACAACGTTAAACCCACATCGTGTTCAACGGGAAGAAATAGATTAAGGTCAGGGACTGGCACTTCAAACATGGATGGAAGCCCAGTGAATCATatccaaaatgaaaataaaatctcaTCTTCAGAATCTGACGATGATCTGTTGTCTGAGCTTGAATCTGAGCTAACCAGTAGTTCAAGGACCAATCAAAACGTTCGTAAGATTTCTAACTCGGAGGTCAGTGTTACATTACCCAATGGCATGTATGGTTCTCTTGACAATAAACTTATGCAGGAAATCCAAGATTTACAAAAGCAGCTGAGACATTCCAGAGTGAAACTCGAGGAGAGAGATGCAGAAATTAAACG ACTGACAATCAGAGAGGAGGAACAGGAGATCTATGTGGAGCGGATCCTCGGGGAGCGTGACTCGTACCTGAAGGAAATCAGACAGTTGAAATCTCAGGATGATTTTTACCTTCCTCAAATCAAAGAG CTTGAGTACACTATTGCCCAGCAGAACAATGATGTGAGGACGCTGAAAGACAAACTCGCCAGTCATGATGCTGCTGCCAAGAGGACAGTAGCTGCTCTGCAGAACGAACTAAAAGTTCGGGTGGATCAG GTAACCAAAATGTATGAGGAGGCCAACAAAGAAAAGGACTCAATGGTTGTGAAGTATGCTCAGGCTGAGAAAAAGTTTATTGAAGGTCAAAAAGCCATAGAGAGACTAGAGTCCAAAGTCCGTGACCTTAATAAAGAGAAAGATGGTTTAACtcaaaaggtcaaggacatCAAGGGAGAGAAGCGGCAGTTAATGGGTGACCTTGAAGCTAAG ACTGCTGAAATACAAAACATATCAAAAGAACTGGAGAAACAGAAGGAGGTCATTTCATCAACTGATGTCAGGATAAAATGGGCGCAGAACAAACTGAAAGCTGAGCTGGATGCCCACAAG GAAACCAAGGAGGAGCTGTCAAAAACCCGATCCAAGCTGAAGGATGCAAAAGACGAGACGGAGCAAATCAGGAGGGACTgtcaggccatcattaaaacCTACCAG GAGTCAGAAGAAATCAAGTCCAACAAGCTGGACAGCGAGCTGAAGATGAAAGAGACAGAGTTTCTCCAACAACAGCAGGAGAAGACCAGTCAGGAGGAG CGATATTCTGCCACTGTGAGAGACCTAGCAAGTCTGAAATCTAAACACCAAGAACTTTTAAAAGAAAGAGATGTTCTGACAAAGAAATGGCAGAATCTGGAATCTCAGCGAGACCTGAATGAACAGACAATGACTAAATACAGAGAGATGCTTCAAAagcagaaaaaagaaaataaagaacTGCAGGACAGAATAGAGGAGCTCGTCCAAGTCAAGTCAGACTTCAAAAG GGCACAAAGCACAATCAAATCTCTGGATGCCGAGATCTCAGAACTGAAAATCAGTAACAAGGACCTGCAGATTGACATGGAGGCGTGTCGAAAACGCGAGGCTGAGAAACTAGATCTGACCAATAAACTCAGTGCCAAAAATGCTGAACTGCAGTCCGAAAACTCCATCCTCCACAACAAG ACGATGGGACAGACTGAGGAAATCGAGAAGTTAACTGTTGATCTTCAGACTCTGGAAATTGATTTCCGAGACATC TCTGATAGGTTGAAGAAAGGAGAAGTAGCGTGGCAAGAGGAAACCATGAAACTTAAAGAAAAGTTGGAGGAAAAATCGAAAGCAG TGGAGGAGCTGTCGTCAAAAGTTGAAGACGGAAAAGATGAAATCAAGACATTAAAGAGAAAACACGTCAATAATATCAAG gACTTGACAAGACAACTTCAGCAGGCAAAGAAAAGGTTAGAAAACTTTGAAACCAATGGGGAAACTCAGAAAGACTCCACAAGCATGGGGTCTCGCACCAGTTCAAGCAACTCTCTGAACACCTTAGGCGTGAATGAGAACTCGTCGCAACCCAACAGTTACACAAACAAATATCCTGGTACTTCTGAACCGGTTCATGAATATCCGGTGATAACTGAGCAGGTGGAACCTGACAGTCAAATGCTGATAGAAAGAATCGTCAAACTCCAGCGTGGTCTCGCTAGACGGaacgaaaaaattgaattcatgcAGGAACATGTGCAGCAGCTTGTGGACGAAATTCAGAAAAAGAACAA AATCATTCAGAACTATGCATTAAGAGAGGAATCTGGGACGATGACGCTGGAGAGAGCCGACATTAACAAG
- the LOC125657554 gene encoding coiled-coil domain-containing protein 186-like isoform X2 produces MSGLDPDEEATITENPDPESESSAVNETESEENNPVDDIEGEIYEPVANEQIPQGDQSSPDDDRGENVEERNEGDQSSPDNGRGENVEERNEGDQSSPDNDRGENVEGDQSSPDNGRGENVEGDQSSPDNGRCENVEERNESAVNLDEKTEDERETDVGIIREGQISGGRDEQLSPGLGPEEAEADASLIGGLTDFQGENIDSEVTQSESESTQVCVDRTEQRESGTPEVEDRSEGSTSVINSENVCLVSEPISIQCSANNLPGNFSEEYSEVVERRSVIPEDEISCQTWMSEDRPQLSTLSPAESIESCEPECDQETETSPSHGAFNELGESSNVIETGEDEGEHDPEETICVVLNPSCQNEVLSVSKCSSESVTSSQDNVKPTSCSTGRNRLRSGTGTSNMDGSPVNHIQNENKISSSESDDDLLSELESELTSSSRTNQNVRKISNSEVSVTLPNGMYGSLDNKLMQEIQDLQKQLRHSRVKLEERDAEIKRLTIREEEQEIYVERILGERDSYLKEIRQLKSQDDFYLPQIKELEYTIAQQNNDVRTLKDKLASHDAAAKRTVAALQNELKVRVDQVTKMYEEANKEKDSMVVKYAQAEKKFIEGQKAIERLESKVRDLNKEKDGLTQKVKDIKGEKRQLMGDLEAKTAEIQNISKELEKQKEVISSTDVRIKWAQNKLKAELDAHKETKEELSKTRSKLKDAKDETEQIRRDCQAIIKTYQESEEIKSNKLDSELKMKETEFLQQQQEKTSQEERYSATVRDLASLKSKHQELLKERDVLTKKWQNLESQRDLNEQTMTKYREMLQKQKKENKELQDRIEELVQVKSDFKRAQSTIKSLDAEISELKISNKDLQIDMEACRKREAEKLDLTNKLSAKNAELQSENSILHNKTMGQTEEIEKLTVDLQTLEIDFRDISDRLKKGEVAWQEETMKLKEKLEEKSKAVEELSSKVEDGKDEIKTLKRKHVNNIKDLTRQLQQAKKRLENFETNGETQKDSTSMGSRTSSSNSLNTLGVNENSSQPNSYTNKYPGTSEPVHEYPVITEQVEPDSQMLIERIVKLQRGLARRNEKIEFMQEHVQQLVDEIQKKNKIIQNYALREESGTMTLERADINKMELSRKHSIMGSLYSSHQTDSAMTLDLSLEINHKLQAVLEDTILKNITLKESLDTLGMEIARLSQENRQLQLQIQGNPKRR; encoded by the exons ATGTCTGGCTTAGATCCAGATGAGGAAGCCACTATTACAGAAAATCCGGATCCAGAATCAGAGAGTTCAGCGGTGAATGAGACCGAGTCGGAGGAAAATAATCCAGTCGATGACATAGAGGGAGAAATTTACGAACCTGTGGCCAATGAACAGATTCCACAGGGAGACCAGTCCTCACCAGATGACGACAGGGGTGAAAACGTGGAGGAACGCAACGAGGGAGACCAGTCCTCACCAGATAACGGCAGAGGTGAAAACGTGGAGGAACGCAACGAGGGAGACCAGTCCTCACCAGATAACGACAGGGGTGAAAACGTGGAGGGAGACCAGTCCTCACCAGATAATGGCAGGGGTGAAAACGTGGAGGGAGACCAGTCCTCGCCAGATAATGGCAGATGTGAGAACGTGGAGGAACGCAATGAGAGTGCTGTGAACCTGGACGAGAAGACAGAAGATGAGAGAGAGACAGATGTTGGGATTATACGCGAGGGACAGATAAGTGGTGGGAGGGATGAACAGCTAAGTCCGGGTCTAGGGCCGGAGGAGGCGGAGGCAGACGCCTCACTCATAGGAGGTCTGACAGATTTCCAAGGGGAAAATATTGATAGTGAAGTGACTCaaagtgaaagtgaaagtacGCAAGTGTGTGTAGATAGAACAGAGCAAAGAGAAAGTGGAACACCTGAAGTAGAAGATCGGAGTGAAGGAAGCACATCTGTGATAAATTCTGAGAATGTTTGTTTAGTTTCAGAACCAATATCTATTCAGTGTAGTGCGAACAATTTACCAGGGAATTTCAGTGAAGAATATTCTGAGGTTGTGGAAAGGAGGTCAGTGATTCCGGAGGATGAGATAAGTTGCCAAACCTGGATGTCTGAAGACAGGCCCCAGCTGTCTACTCTGTCTCCGGCGGAGAGCATCGAGTCCTGTGAACCCGAGTGTGACCAGGAGACAGAAACCTCTCCAAGTCATGGGGCATTTAATGAACTGGGGGAGAGTTCAAACGTGATTGAAACTGGTGAAGATGAAGGAGAACATGATCCGGAGGAAACTATTTGCGTTGTGCTCAATCCGTCTTGTCAGAACGAAGTTTTAAGTGTCAGCAAGTGTAGTTCGGAGAGTGTGACATCTAGTCAGGACAACGTTAAACCCACATCGTGTTCAACGGGAAGAAATAGATTAAGGTCAGGGACTGGCACTTCAAACATGGATGGAAGCCCAGTGAATCATatccaaaatgaaaataaaatctcaTCTTCAGAATCTGACGATGATCTGTTGTCTGAGCTTGAATCTGAGCTAACCAGTAGTTCAAGGACCAATCAAAACGTTCGTAAGATTTCTAACTCGGAGGTCAGTGTTACATTACCCAATGGCATGTATGGTTCTCTTGACAATAAACTTATGCAGGAAATCCAAGATTTACAAAAGCAGCTGAGACATTCCAGAGTGAAACTCGAGGAGAGAGATGCAGAAATTAAACG ACTGACAATCAGAGAGGAGGAACAGGAGATCTATGTGGAGCGGATCCTCGGGGAGCGTGACTCGTACCTGAAGGAAATCAGACAGTTGAAATCTCAGGATGATTTTTACCTTCCTCAAATCAAAGAG CTTGAGTACACTATTGCCCAGCAGAACAATGATGTGAGGACGCTGAAAGACAAACTCGCCAGTCATGATGCTGCTGCCAAGAGGACAGTAGCTGCTCTGCAGAACGAACTAAAAGTTCGGGTGGATCAG GTAACCAAAATGTATGAGGAGGCCAACAAAGAAAAGGACTCAATGGTTGTGAAGTATGCTCAGGCTGAGAAAAAGTTTATTGAAGGTCAAAAAGCCATAGAGAGACTAGAGTCCAAAGTCCGTGACCTTAATAAAGAGAAAGATGGTTTAACtcaaaaggtcaaggacatCAAGGGAGAGAAGCGGCAGTTAATGGGTGACCTTGAAGCTAAG ACTGCTGAAATACAAAACATATCAAAAGAACTGGAGAAACAGAAGGAGGTCATTTCATCAACTGATGTCAGGATAAAATGGGCGCAGAACAAACTGAAAGCTGAGCTGGATGCCCACAAG GAAACCAAGGAGGAGCTGTCAAAAACCCGATCCAAGCTGAAGGATGCAAAAGACGAGACGGAGCAAATCAGGAGGGACTgtcaggccatcattaaaacCTACCAG GAGTCAGAAGAAATCAAGTCCAACAAGCTGGACAGCGAGCTGAAGATGAAAGAGACAGAGTTTCTCCAACAACAGCAGGAGAAGACCAGTCAGGAGGAG CGATATTCTGCCACTGTGAGAGACCTAGCAAGTCTGAAATCTAAACACCAAGAACTTTTAAAAGAAAGAGATGTTCTGACAAAGAAATGGCAGAATCTGGAATCTCAGCGAGACCTGAATGAACAGACAATGACTAAATACAGAGAGATGCTTCAAAagcagaaaaaagaaaataaagaacTGCAGGACAGAATAGAGGAGCTCGTCCAAGTCAAGTCAGACTTCAAAAG GGCACAAAGCACAATCAAATCTCTGGATGCCGAGATCTCAGAACTGAAAATCAGTAACAAGGACCTGCAGATTGACATGGAGGCGTGTCGAAAACGCGAGGCTGAGAAACTAGATCTGACCAATAAACTCAGTGCCAAAAATGCTGAACTGCAGTCCGAAAACTCCATCCTCCACAACAAG ACGATGGGACAGACTGAGGAAATCGAGAAGTTAACTGTTGATCTTCAGACTCTGGAAATTGATTTCCGAGACATC TCTGATAGGTTGAAGAAAGGAGAAGTAGCGTGGCAAGAGGAAACCATGAAACTTAAAGAAAAGTTGGAGGAAAAATCGAAAGCAG TGGAGGAGCTGTCGTCAAAAGTTGAAGACGGAAAAGATGAAATCAAGACATTAAAGAGAAAACACGTCAATAATATCAAG gACTTGACAAGACAACTTCAGCAGGCAAAGAAAAGGTTAGAAAACTTTGAAACCAATGGGGAAACTCAGAAAGACTCCACAAGCATGGGGTCTCGCACCAGTTCAAGCAACTCTCTGAACACCTTAGGCGTGAATGAGAACTCGTCGCAACCCAACAGTTACACAAACAAATATCCTGGTACTTCTGAACCGGTTCATGAATATCCGGTGATAACTGAGCAGGTGGAACCTGACAGTCAAATGCTGATAGAAAGAATCGTCAAACTCCAGCGTGGTCTCGCTAGACGGaacgaaaaaattgaattcatgcAGGAACATGTGCAGCAGCTTGTGGACGAAATTCAGAAAAAGAACAA AATCATTCAGAACTATGCATTAAGAGAGGAATCTGGGACGATGACGCTGGAGAGAGCCGACATTAACAAG